GAAGCAGCGAGCGAGCACCAGAATCTGGCGAGACTGAATGGACCGAAAAGATGCGAGACGAGGAAGCGGATCTTAAGCGACGTGCGAACAATGGAGAGTTGTAAAAAGACAGAGCCCAACCAACCGGTGCAGACAAGGCCGACAGGTCGGCCTGTCTGACCTCAGACGTTGAGACTGTCGAAAAACCCCGTTTGTCGGTGATTATTTGATACACGGTTGGCCTGATAAATGATGGGTTATGGGCACGCCCGAAAGAGGCGTGCACATCATGGCGAAGTATAAACCTTATGACTACGCGCAGACGATGATGGTGGCGGTGTCGCTGGCGGACCAACTGCAGCCGGGGACACTGGAACACACGATCCACTACGTGGTGCAGGAGCGACTCGATCTGCGCGCCTTTGACGCCGAGCATCACAACGACGATGGGGGCCGCCCGGGTTACGATCCACGGGTGCTGCTCAAGGTCGTGTTGCTGGGCTACTCGCGGGGGCTGCTCAGTTCTCGCAAGCTGGAGGCGGCGTGCCGCGAACAGATCGTGTTCATGGCCCTGTGCTGCGGCCAACGGCCGGATCACAGCACGATCGCGACGTTTGTCTCGGGCATGGGCGAGGAACGCATCAGCACGCTGTTCTCACAGGTGCTCTTGGTCTGCCATGAGGCCGAGCTACTCGGAGGGACCCACTTCGCCATCGACGGCTACAAGCTCTCCAGCAACGCGGCCAAGGAATCGAGCGGCACGCATGAGGACCTGCGCAAAAAGCGCGACAAGCTCAAGGAGCTGGTGCGCGAACACGTGCGCACGCACCAGCACAACGACCGTCGCAGTGAAGACGGCAAAGGCGGCGGCAGTTCGTCCCTGCTGCCCCGCGATCCCGCCAAGCGCCTCGCGCGCCTCCAACGCCAGGCCGAGCGCATCGAACGATTCCTCAACGAAAACGAACCCCGCCAGGGCCGCAGTGGCACCGAGATCCAAAGCAACGTGACCGACAACGAGTCGGCCAAGATGAAGAGCAGCCACGGCATCATCCAGGGCTACAACGCCAACGCCATGGTCGACGCGAAGCACCAGGTCATCGTGCACGGCGAAGCCTTTGGCGTCGGCGACGACGGCGCGGTGGCCACTGCCATGCTGGCCGGCGCCGCCACCCACCTCACTCACGCCACCGGCGAGGACGACCCGTTGCGCCAAAAGATCGTGAGCGCCGACACCGGCTATTTTTCCAACCAAAACCTCGAAGCGTTCGAGGCCGCCGAGGTCGACGCCTACGTGCCCGATCCGAAGTTCCGCTCCCGTGACCCGCAACTGGCCACCGCCAAGCGGCACCGTCGCCCGACCGACCGCCGCAAACAGGACTACCGCTCCAAACGTCGCTGGTTCCGTGGCGACGACTTCACGTTCGACGAAGCCACTGAGCGCCTCAT
This portion of the Actomonas aquatica genome encodes:
- a CDS encoding IS1182 family transposase; translated protein: MGTPERGVHIMAKYKPYDYAQTMMVAVSLADQLQPGTLEHTIHYVVQERLDLRAFDAEHHNDDGGRPGYDPRVLLKVVLLGYSRGLLSSRKLEAACREQIVFMALCCGQRPDHSTIATFVSGMGEERISTLFSQVLLVCHEAELLGGTHFAIDGYKLSSNAAKESSGTHEDLRKKRDKLKELVREHVRTHQHNDRRSEDGKGGGSSSLLPRDPAKRLARLQRQAERIERFLNENEPRQGRSGTEIQSNVTDNESAKMKSSHGIIQGYNANAMVDAKHQVIVHGEAFGVGDDGAVATAMLAGAATHLTHATGEDDPLRQKIVSADTGYFSNQNLEAFEAAEVDAYVPDPKFRSRDPQLATAKRHRRPTDRRKQDYRSKRRWFRGDDFTFDEATERLMCPAGQRLYRCGHDHVTAQGYRATSYRAPKTACLSCELRDRCLQHPESGNPRQVRVFHGRVTETLTSRMKDKIDTPEGRQIYSRRLGIVEPVFGNLGAQKGMNRSTLRGRAKVDTQWKLYCLVHNLEKIARHGRPIR